The Antennarius striatus isolate MH-2024 chromosome 8, ASM4005453v1, whole genome shotgun sequence nucleotide sequence GGAGCATCTCAGAGTCCCATTACCTTGACAACAATGGAGACCAATCCTGCAGTCTGACTTGTTATGAAAGTGTTGGCAGCATACAGATTCAGTCAAACGTTCTAACTTTGGACCCAGTTAGAAGTCAAATTTTAATATATTGATTGTTAAAAATGTGagcatttaaaaaattgcatgtgaaattatttgtttataaATGTTGTCCAAAATTAAAAGCATTCATTTCAATGTTTCAGGTATGAGGGCTTGCTTAGTATTCCTGTGCTTATTGGCAGTGACATTTGGACTTTCTGTGAGTAGGTCTTATTATTTTTGCTAAGATCTAACAGCCGAACAAATGCAGTatgatatttttgtatttgcagTTTTTGGTGTAAACCAAATGGatatctgtttttattaattatctCCATTAGATAAAAAGTAAACCTCATGGACAACATCACAAATTGCACAAGACTTCACAGACAGCCAAAGAAAAGGTACAAGAAATGtaaatggatttaaatgaaatatgaaaagttACTATTTCGTGTCTAAAAtctatatttcttttctttccaaatAAATTAGGATATGATCATAGAGGAGGCCAATAACCCACAGATCATACCCACATTACTCCCATTTGAGGGCAGCAGCCGTGAGCAGGAGGATGAAGAATTGCAATCTGAAAATAATGCTAATGCTGATAAAGACGAAGGAGAGATCGAGGTGACCAAAAAGGATACTAAAAGCACTGCAGTCCTGCTGAGTAATGAAGACCTGGTAGAGATCCTCAGgaaagaagcagcagaagagaaagaagcagaagaaagagtGCTAGCAGAAGACAAAGAGGAGGTCAAGGCCAAAGCAGAGCCTGGTGAAatcaatgaggaagatgaaactgAGGTGGAGACTTTGGATGACAAGCTGGAAACTGAAGAAAATAGAGAGGTAAAAGATGAGGAAGAACTAGAGGAGGAGAGTGTTGTTGCTGCTGAAATGATGGGAAAAGAGGAGATGGAAGTGGAAAGAATATCACAGGGGGAAAGGTCTGTTGAAAAAATAGACAAAGAGGAGCTAGGGCCATTGTTGAATGACGATGGCAGCACAGAGTCTGAAATCCCAGTTGACCTTGATTATGCTGCAGATAGTGGCATCTTCCAACATATACAGATTCCATCTGCTAAGAAAGAGATACAAACAGATCACAGCCAACCTCTCTTCAAaatggatgtaacagagaagGAGGCAAGAGTGAAAGACCTATCCGTCATTACAGAAGACAATgaacaaaatatacaaaacacagAGGCATTGGATAGTAAGGAAACACCTGCTCAAGATTCCAGTGCTGAATCTAAAGATATAAGTATGGATGAGAATGAACCCAGTGAAGATATAGACCCGAAAGAAATGAAGAGTGGTGAGGAGTCTGAGTCTGAGTCCCGACTAGATAGaaaggaggaaatgaaaaacaagaacatcAGTGGAAGTCTCACCAAGGGAAAGACAATGAAGCAAAAGAAGAACCAGAGGGAAagaaagcactccccacaaagTGTGGCCACAATGTTTGGACAGGAACAGAGCCAACAAGATTCCCAGGAGTCTGAGGGCGGCAGCATTGACAATGTCGTCCCAAAGGCAAAGAGGAGACGAGCAGGGAAATGGGTAAAGAACAGATGGGCtgtacattattttgttttcaactGTAAAACTCCACTTATCTGTTTTTTTGCCTACCTGCATCAATTCTGAATTTTAGCACAGGAATGGGTTAGAGCCAAAATCTAAAAGTGACGGAAAAAACTCAAATGACAAAAAGTTGCTTCATATTTTTAGAAGAATAAAACACCAACTGTAACAGTTTAGCCACATCTTTTGTTGCGGGTTTTAATTTCTGATGTGCTTATAAATTAGTGGATGAAACCATTTGCCATCTCTCAAATGTTTGCCTTTTCCACATAATTTTCCAGGGTCCGTTAGTAGGAATGAATCCGGTGCAGATCCGAGCCACGGTAGAGCTGCACCCCACTTCCAGGTTCTCTCTTACTGGAGGCGTACATCGCCCAGAAGCCTCTGCTGGTTGGTCATCATACTGACTAATACACTATGTGAACATCGTCTAAAGGGAATCTGCTGACTGGATCATTTTGTTAAACTTTCCACATGAATAGTGTCACTATGCTTCATGGCCATTACCAAAACTGCCCCTCAGGCTTATGGAAAGAATAGAGAAGAAAAGACTCATGGCAGAGGAATGTAGGGGATGATGTGAAGGGATTACAATTTACTGGTTTTCCAGCAACTGCACCTAAAAATACTATCAAACCAATCCTGAAATGGTCTTTTGAAAAgaactttttataaataaaatcaaaccatgTGTCAAAAATCATCATAGCTTGCCTGTCTTCTAGATCCATGCGAAAAATTCCCCTGCAAACGTGGAAAAGTATGCAAACTCCTTACAGACAATAAGCCAGGCTGTGTTTGTCAAGAACAGTCAGAATGTCCTCCTGGTGTGAATGAGTATGATCATGTAAGTAAAGATGGCCTGCTGAGAGAGTAACCAATTCTCAGGAGTTGTGTTTGAATTTGATTGTTGCATTGCTATGATGCAGGTTTGTGGGACAGATAACAAAACATACGACACGTCGTGTAATCTGTTTGCTACTAAATGCAACCTGGAGGGCTCAAAAAGAGGACACCGACTGCATCTGGATTACACTGGGCCATGCAAATGTGAGCGTTTAATGTGTAAAGTTGAAGTTTTAATCAAATTGGTTGAAACATTGTATTCATTTGACCCTGATCATGGTTCCTTTTCCCTTTCAGTAATCCCTGAATGCGTCGACACTGAGCTGGTCCAGTTCCCCCTACGTATGCGAGATTGGTTGAAAAACGTGCTGCTCCAACTCTATGATCATGACTCCATGTCTCCTGGCTTTCTCACCCCGAAGCAGCGTTTTAGAGTAAGAAGTGCTGCTCAAATGAACACATATCAACATAACTCAGAAAGTCAttctgaaaaaacttttttatattcttttttgaTCAAAGTGTTGTTCTATATTTTGTAGGTCAAGAAAATCTTTGAGAATGAGAGGCGTCTTCATGCAGGTGATCACTCTGTTGAGCTGCTTGCTCGGGACTTTGAGAAGAATTACAACATGTACATTTATCCTGTGCATTGGCAGTTTGCTCAACTAGACCAACATCCTTCTGACCGGTAagttttgaatgtgtgtgttttattaatacTTTTATATATGGTTTCACTATGATATGATTTCAGAAGCTAACACTATTCTACAAACCTGTTTCCTAAAAAAGTTAGATGCTGTAtaatatgtaaattaaaatggaaTGTGATGATTTCTAAAACAGTTACGCCTcatatttaattgaaaatatcacaaatgcgacatttaatttttttaaatcagatattttattgttttttgatgTTTGTGCCCATTCTGAATTTGATAGCAGCTGTACATTTACAAAATGTTAGGAGCCAAGGGTGTGCTAAAAGATGTATGATCTGGTCTTTTTTTGAGATGTATTGCTGGCATCAAATTCTAAATCAatatcattgtaaaaaaaagtcaaattttgttgaaaaatgttttgatttgatGCCCATCTTCTCTGTCCAGGTTGTTGTCTCACTCAGAGCTGGCTCCGCTTCGAGTCCCTCTGGTGCCAATGGAACACTGCACCTCCCGCTTTTTCCAAGAGTGTGACACAGATCGGGACAAGCAGGTTTCTTTAAAAGAGTGGACTTCCTGCTTTGGCATCAAGAATGGTAAGAGCAACAGTATGTCAGCAAGATAATGCCACAATAGTACTACCAAATGCTGTTCTACACTTTGTTTAATGAATAAGTTTGGAAAATCTTTGGCATTCCAAGACTCAACATGTTCAgataaaatattacataaagGTTTTAATATACTGGCAAAGCATAGAGCAACGCTGCTGTTTCCACCTGAATAACACCCATATTTATTCTCTCCACAGAGGATATGGATGTCAACCAGTTATTCTGAGCACTATTTTTTCCTCACCTGTAACATGAGCTTGTAGAATCAGCCTCAACAGTGCAGCTGGAGACAGAAGCTTCCATGAACAAATGTGCTATCTGACAAACAAAGAAActcattgtttttcttcctaAATAGAGCAAGTATTCATTataattgttgttttgtttcaggcCAAGCTTGGACATTTGGGTTTGTTCTGTAATCTAGAACATTAGCTTAATTTTAATAGAATACAATAAGGAGCACATTGAACTGTCTTAACCCCATTCATTCAAACAAGGTGAAAAGTTTACATCATCGCTTTAAGAAGAAGatagaaaatgtttaattttagtAGTATAGGCTTCATAAgatttgtgttttatatgaTTTAGTGTAGAATTATTCTTTAAATCAAGTTTAAGATTCTTTAACACCCCTGTAATTCAATTGGAGACATGAATCATTCAACTGTGTTTGTTGTCATTGTAGAGtgttgtaaatgtttttgtacCCAACGCTTCATTTTACCTCTCATTAAAGTTTTAAGTAGAATAATGAACTTGATAGAATATTTCTTTGCACCTGGTTTCTAATGCTGAATTTATTACAAAACTATCTTTCATTATGGTCCTCAATTAAAATATTGCCTTTTATTGGATCAATTCCAATCTCATTTTGTTTTGGTGGGTCAGTTTTCCTGATATCACcatgacatgaaaacacaatcttAATCATTCTGAGTAACAATAATTCTGAGGGTGCAGGTAAGTGATGTCTGAGTTAGGTTTGCCACATGATCCTGAATAATGACCCTCACAAAGCAAAAAATAGCTTGCAGCATGGTCATGATGATTACAGTGACTTGTTGTTTTGAGATAAAGAGGTGGACTCTGATTGGGCCTCTCTTAGCGAACACCAAATCTGATGTTGTCTATATAAGCAAAGCAAAGACAAAGCTCTCCATATGTCAGCTGTCTGCTGTGACTGATTTACGCCATGTTCTGCATACTGTGGGTTATTTTTCAGATCTCTACTGTAGTGGTGGTGGAGGGTGGTGTGTCTTCAGGGAGTGCAGAGACAG carries:
- the sparcl1 gene encoding SPARC-like protein 1, whose protein sequence is MRACLVFLCLLAVTFGLSIKSKPHGQHHKLHKTSQTAKEKDMIIEEANNPQIIPTLLPFEGSSREQEDEELQSENNANADKDEGEIEVTKKDTKSTAVLLSNEDLVEILRKEAAEEKEAEERVLAEDKEEVKAKAEPGEINEEDETEVETLDDKLETEENREVKDEEELEEESVVAAEMMGKEEMEVERISQGERSVEKIDKEELGPLLNDDGSTESEIPVDLDYAADSGIFQHIQIPSAKKEIQTDHSQPLFKMDVTEKEARVKDLSVITEDNEQNIQNTEALDSKETPAQDSSAESKDISMDENEPSEDIDPKEMKSGEESESESRLDRKEEMKNKNISGSLTKGKTMKQKKNQRERKHSPQSVATMFGQEQSQQDSQESEGGSIDNVVPKAKRRRAGKWGPLVGMNPVQIRATVELHPTSRFSLTGGVHRPEASADPCEKFPCKRGKVCKLLTDNKPGCVCQEQSECPPGVNEYDHVCGTDNKTYDTSCNLFATKCNLEGSKRGHRLHLDYTGPCKLIPECVDTELVQFPLRMRDWLKNVLLQLYDHDSMSPGFLTPKQRFRVKKIFENERRLHAGDHSVELLARDFEKNYNMYIYPVHWQFAQLDQHPSDRLLSHSELAPLRVPLVPMEHCTSRFFQECDTDRDKQVSLKEWTSCFGIKNEDMDVNQLF